A part of Macaca mulatta isolate MMU2019108-1 chromosome 12, T2T-MMU8v2.0, whole genome shotgun sequence genomic DNA contains:
- the CDK5R2 gene encoding cyclin-dependent kinase 5 activator 2, which yields MGTVLSLSPASSAKGRRPGGLPEEKKKAPPAGDEALGGYGAPPVGKGGKGESRLKRPSVLISALTWKRLVAASAKKKKGSKKVTPKPASTGPDPLVQQRNRENLLRKGRDPPDGGGTAKPLAVPVPTVPAAAATCEPPSGGSAAAQPPGSGGGKPPPPPPPAPQAAPPVPGGSPRRVIVQASTGELLRCLGDFVCRRCYRLKELSPGELVGWFRGVDRSLLLQGWQDQAFITPANLVFVYLLCRESLRGDELASAAELQAAFLTCLYLAYSYMGNEISYPLKPFLVEPDKERFWQRCLRLIQRLSPQMLRLNADPHFFTQVFQDLKNEGEAAASGGGPPNGGASAASSAARDSCAAGAKHWTMNLDR from the coding sequence ATGGGCACGGTGTTGTCTCTTTCCCCTGCCTCCTCGGCCAAGGGCCGGAGGCCCGGCGGGCTGCCCGAAGAGAAGAAGAAGGCGCCGCCCGCGGGGGACGAGGCGCTGGGGGGCTACGGGGCGCCGCCAGTGGGCAAGGGCGGCAAAGGCGAGAGCCGACTCAAGCGGCCGTCCGTGCTCATCTCGGCGCTCACCTGGAAGCGCCTGGTGGCCGCGTCCGCCAAGAAGAAGAAAGGCAGCAAGAAGGTGACACCCAAGCCGGCATCCACGGGCCCCGACCCCCTGGTCCAGCAACGCAACCGCGAGAACCTTCTCCGCAAGGGCCGGGATCCCCCCGACGGCGGTGGCACCGCCAAGCCCCTGGCGGTGCCAGTGCCCACCGTGCCCGCGGCTGCCGCCACCTGCGAGCCACCGTCGGGGGGCAGCGCGGCCGCTCAGCCGCCGGGCTCGGGAGGGGGAAAGCCTCCGCCGCCGCCTCCCCCAGCCCCGCAGGCGGCGCCGCCGGTGCCTGGCGGCTCGCCGCGGCGGGTCATCGTGCAGGCATCCACCGGCGAGCTGCTGCGCTGTCTGGGCGACTTCGTGTGCCGACGCTGCTACCGCCTCAAGGAGCTGAGCCCCGGCGAGCTGGTAGGCTGGTTCCGCGGTGTGGACCGCTCGCTGCTGCTGCAGGGCTGGCAAGACCAGGCCTTCATTACGCCCGCCAACCTGGTGTTCGTGTACCTGCTGTGCCGCGAGTCGCTGCGTGGGGACGAGCTGGCGTCGGCCGCCGAGCTGCAGGCCGCCTTCCTCACCTGCCTCTACCTCGCCTACTCCTACATGGGCAACGAGATCTCCTACCCACTCAAGCCCTTCCTCGTGGAGCCCGACAAGGAGCGCTTCTGGCAGCGCTGCCTGCGCCTCATCCAGCGGCTCAGCCCGCAGATGCTGCGGCTCAACGCCGACCCCCACTTCTTCACGCAGGTCTTTCAAGACCTCAAGAACGAGGGCGAGGCCGCCGCCAGCGGCGGGGGCCCACCGAACGGGGGCGCGTCCGCCGCCTCCTCGGCCGCCAGGGACAGCTGCGCGGCCGGAGCCAAGCACTGGACTATGAACCTGGACCGCTAG